Proteins from a single region of Verrucomicrobiota bacterium:
- a CDS encoding type I phosphomannose isomerase catalytic subunit, whose amino-acid sequence MALLSFEPVYQERIWGGQNLNKLFGRDIPSDKLIGESWEICDRPEADVKLLEDGQASEKTLHTLWTSSDKKRIFGNKAPDTERFPILIKLLDAQEKLSLQVHPPAELAQKFNGEPKTELWYFLDTIDEAMIYVGLKKGVSKKSFEEAIEDRTVADCFHEVKTVNGEVMFLQSGRVHAIGAGNVILEIQQNSDTTFRVYDWDRLGTDGKPRELHIQESLECIDFKDFEPTFTQRHGNKLLECPLFNIYRSDYYEKETKDLHISTHTCQFLHTAQGNFKIGDQEIKRGTSLIATADSGTLEVECLEDYGELVTVSFP is encoded by the coding sequence ATGGCATTACTTTCTTTTGAACCTGTTTATCAGGAACGTATCTGGGGGGGGCAAAATCTAAATAAATTGTTCGGCCGGGACATTCCATCGGACAAATTAATCGGAGAATCATGGGAAATATGCGATCGACCAGAAGCAGACGTAAAACTCTTAGAAGATGGACAGGCATCAGAAAAAACACTTCATACCCTGTGGACAAGCTCAGATAAGAAAAGGATTTTTGGAAATAAAGCACCTGATACAGAGCGTTTTCCTATTCTCATTAAACTTTTAGACGCACAAGAAAAGCTATCTCTACAGGTACACCCGCCGGCTGAGTTGGCCCAAAAATTCAATGGAGAACCGAAAACTGAATTGTGGTACTTCTTGGATACAATAGATGAAGCCATGATTTATGTTGGACTCAAAAAGGGAGTTTCAAAAAAAAGTTTTGAAGAAGCCATTGAAGATAGAACGGTCGCAGACTGTTTTCATGAAGTAAAGACCGTCAATGGAGAAGTCATGTTCTTACAATCTGGACGTGTCCATGCAATAGGTGCCGGAAACGTTATTTTAGAAATCCAGCAAAATTCTGATACCACTTTTCGAGTTTATGACTGGGATAGGCTTGGGACTGATGGAAAACCTCGAGAATTACATATTCAAGAATCTCTTGAATGTATTGATTTTAAGGACTTTGAACCCACTTTCACACAACGCCACGGCAACAAACTCCTAGAGTGTCCTCTCTTTAATATTTACAGATCTGATTATTATGAGAAAGAAACTAAAGATCTTCATATCTCGACCCATACCTGCCAATTTTTACATACCGCGCAAGGTAATTTTAAAATTGGCGATCAAGAAATCAAGCGTGGCACAAGTCTGATTGCTACGGCTGATAGTGGCACCTTGGAAGTTGAATGCCTAGAAGATTATGGCGAGCTTGTTACCGTGAGTTTTCCTTAA
- a CDS encoding response regulator: protein MAKEKCLILDDDERLSRLLVKGLECFGCDALSTVTSDECLGHYSDAMKENQPYDFVILDLALSGERGGKETLDSLLTIDPKARAIATSGYKEKDPMVNYRKYGFKEVLPKPFSIVELLDVVDRVVKGSQ, encoded by the coding sequence ATGGCAAAGGAAAAGTGTTTGATTCTAGATGATGATGAGCGCCTTTCTCGTTTACTTGTCAAGGGGTTGGAGTGTTTTGGTTGTGATGCTCTATCAACAGTGACTAGTGATGAGTGCTTGGGTCACTATTCAGATGCAATGAAAGAAAACCAGCCATATGACTTCGTTATATTGGATCTCGCATTATCGGGTGAAAGGGGTGGAAAAGAAACTCTAGATAGTTTGTTGACCATAGATCCTAAGGCTAGAGCCATCGCTACAAGTGGTTATAAGGAAAAGGATCCAATGGTGAACTATCGTAAATATGGGTTTAAAGAGGTTTTGCCTAAGCCATTCAGCATTGTAGAATTATTAGATGTGGTCGACCGTGTTGTAAAAGGCAGTCAATAG
- the nadC gene encoding carboxylating nicotinate-nucleotide diphosphorylase, with translation MSIESLEPSIVHEAAARALGEDRGPLDITSEATIPPNLKTKARIFCKEQGVLCGVVIARAVFHEVDPSLNVEIVKADASSMAKNDTVMTIKGNAKSITVGERAALNFLQHLSGIATKTARYVTALGEGASTQILDTRKTVPGMRALQKYAVRCGGGLNHRKGLYDEFMIKDNHFAMAALNGWNIEQVIGEAKRFDPDRKLTVEADTLAQVEVIAELGVDQILLDNMSNEEMRMAVELVAGKAKLEASGNITLERVPEVAATGVDYISVGALTHTIKALDFSLETSWS, from the coding sequence ATGTCGATTGAGAGTTTAGAACCAAGTATTGTCCATGAAGCTGCAGCTCGAGCACTGGGAGAAGATAGAGGACCTCTTGATATTACAAGTGAAGCAACGATTCCTCCAAATCTAAAAACCAAGGCAAGAATCTTTTGTAAGGAGCAAGGTGTGTTATGCGGGGTAGTTATTGCTCGAGCTGTTTTTCATGAAGTTGATCCATCTCTGAATGTAGAAATAGTAAAAGCGGATGCTAGCTCTATGGCTAAAAATGATACGGTCATGACCATAAAGGGAAATGCAAAAAGCATCACCGTTGGTGAACGAGCAGCATTAAACTTTTTACAGCACCTTTCAGGAATTGCTACTAAAACTGCTCGCTATGTTACAGCATTGGGTGAGGGAGCCTCTACTCAAATTTTAGATACGCGTAAAACAGTTCCTGGCATGAGAGCGCTCCAAAAGTATGCGGTTCGCTGTGGCGGTGGGCTGAATCATCGTAAAGGACTCTATGATGAATTCATGATCAAAGATAATCATTTTGCGATGGCAGCCCTCAACGGATGGAATATTGAGCAGGTAATAGGAGAGGCTAAGCGTTTTGATCCAGATAGAAAACTGACAGTGGAAGCTGATACCCTAGCACAGGTTGAAGTTATCGCAGAGCTGGGAGTGGATCAGATATTGCTAGATAATATGAGCAATGAAGAGATGCGGATGGCTGTAGAGTTAGTAGCTGGAAAAGCTAAACTTGAGGCATCTGGTAATATAACCCTAGAACGTGTTCCTGAAGTAGCTGCTACTGGGGTAGATTATATTTCTGTCGGTGCTTTGACTCACACAATCAAGGCATTAGATTTCAGCTTAGAGACATCTTGGTCTTGA